In the genome of Rhodoferax fermentans, one region contains:
- a CDS encoding response regulator, which yields MSSLLIIEDDELLRDGLSAQLRQLGHAVTTAADGELAQRLLESDRFDGVVLDLGLPKISGMELLRWLRKRLPALPVLILTARDDVDDRVQGLNAGADDYLTKPFDMAELQARLGALLRRAALPAFGGSLEVASQSTRRLRVDATLPQAWLGDEPLDLTQREWALLSLLVTHAGRVVSREDVLETWQAEPGDSLSSASNALEVYIHRLRRKLVDSGLNIRNVRGLGYMLETTPQ from the coding sequence ATGTCAAGTTTGCTGATTATTGAAGACGACGAACTGCTGCGTGATGGTTTAAGCGCCCAGCTTCGTCAGCTCGGTCATGCAGTGACCACAGCGGCCGATGGTGAGTTGGCACAACGGCTGCTGGAGTCTGACCGCTTTGACGGTGTGGTGCTGGATCTGGGCCTGCCCAAGATCAGTGGCATGGAACTGCTGCGCTGGTTGCGCAAACGTCTGCCCGCGCTGCCAGTGCTGATCCTGACCGCCCGCGACGATGTCGATGACCGGGTACAGGGCCTCAACGCCGGTGCCGACGACTACCTGACCAAACCCTTCGACATGGCCGAACTGCAGGCCCGGCTCGGCGCGCTGCTGCGCCGCGCCGCGCTGCCTGCCTTTGGTGGCAGCCTGGAGGTGGCCAGCCAGAGCACCCGGCGCCTGCGGGTCGACGCCACCCTGCCACAAGCCTGGCTGGGGGACGAACCACTGGACCTGACCCAGCGTGAATGGGCCCTGCTGTCGCTGCTGGTGACCCACGCCGGGCGGGTGGTCAGCCGCGAGGATGTGCTGGAAACCTGGCAGGCCGAACCCGGCGACAGCCTGAGTTCCGCCTCGAACGCACTGGAGGTCTACATCCACCGCCTGCGCCGCAAGCTGGTCGACTCGGGCCTGAACATCCGCAATGTGCGCGGCCTGGGCTACATGCTGGAAACCACGCCGCAATGA
- a CDS encoding sensor histidine kinase, protein MNTEARPAGQGLSLKRQLLLWLLLPQLVLFLVGGALAYRIALSYAEKATDQSLTQSVRSLARQVKPIGSGLLIDFPRAAQDIIEQDPQDRVSYMVSSPPGHFLLGNAKLPDPAITVAANSRDALLYTTHIDGKPMRLALLELDYGEADAPQRLRVQVAKSLALQQRLTNELIADMLAPLMLLVALMSLLVFAGISRGLQPLKRLQAQLGDRQSLSVHALSPIELTQAPQEVHALATALNQLLSAVRRSLSQEKRFLNDAAHQLRTPLAGLISQTELALTETDPQARQDRLNKVLSGARRSAHLVHQLLSLARNEVEAKLAPLDVAVLAREVAREWTPRALKHNIDLGYEGEDHLMVNGEALLLHEALSNLIDNALTYAGPGTEVTLSARTEADQVVLEVQDNGTGVSEQDLPQVFNRFWRANELPGGCGLGLAIVKEITQRHGGHAQALAAQPHGLRVQLLLPRLDTADGTSLSQGTSAPQRP, encoded by the coding sequence ATGAACACCGAGGCCAGGCCTGCCGGGCAGGGTCTGTCACTCAAACGCCAGTTGCTGCTGTGGCTGCTGCTGCCCCAACTGGTGCTGTTTCTGGTGGGTGGTGCGCTGGCTTACCGGATCGCCCTGAGTTACGCCGAAAAAGCCACCGACCAGTCACTGACCCAGTCGGTGCGTTCGCTGGCACGCCAGGTCAAACCGATTGGCTCCGGGCTCTTGATCGACTTTCCGCGTGCGGCGCAGGACATCATCGAACAGGACCCGCAAGACCGAGTCAGCTACATGGTGTCGAGCCCGCCCGGGCATTTTTTGCTGGGCAACGCCAAGCTGCCCGACCCCGCCATCACGGTGGCGGCCAACAGCCGTGACGCCCTGCTCTACACCACCCACATCGATGGCAAACCGATGCGCCTGGCCCTGCTGGAGCTGGACTACGGCGAGGCCGATGCGCCCCAACGCCTGCGCGTGCAGGTGGCCAAAAGCCTGGCCCTGCAACAACGTCTGACCAACGAACTGATTGCCGACATGCTGGCACCACTGATGCTGCTGGTGGCGCTGATGAGTTTGCTGGTTTTTGCCGGTATCTCGCGCGGGCTGCAGCCGCTCAAACGCCTGCAGGCGCAGCTCGGCGACCGCCAGTCACTCAGCGTGCACGCGCTGTCGCCGATCGAGCTGACACAGGCGCCGCAAGAGGTCCATGCCCTGGCCACGGCACTGAACCAGCTGCTGTCGGCGGTACGGCGCAGCCTGAGCCAGGAAAAACGTTTTCTCAACGATGCGGCGCACCAACTGCGCACCCCGCTGGCGGGTTTGATCAGCCAGACCGAACTGGCGCTGACCGAAACCGACCCGCAGGCGCGGCAGGACCGGCTCAACAAGGTGTTGTCAGGCGCCCGGCGCAGTGCCCACCTGGTGCACCAGTTGCTGTCACTGGCGCGCAACGAGGTCGAGGCCAAGCTGGCGCCGCTGGATGTGGCGGTGCTGGCGCGGGAGGTGGCGCGCGAGTGGACACCGCGTGCGCTCAAACACAACATCGACCTGGGTTATGAGGGGGAGGACCACCTGATGGTGAACGGTGAAGCCCTGCTGCTGCACGAAGCCCTGAGCAACCTGATCGACAACGCCCTGACCTACGCCGGCCCGGGCACCGAGGTGACGCTGAGCGCCCGCACCGAAGCGGACCAGGTGGTACTGGAGGTCCAGGACAACGGCACCGGGGTCTCCGAGCAAGACCTGCCGCAGGTGTTCAACCGGTTCTGGCGCGCCAACGAGTTGCCGGGCGGCTGCGGGCTGGGCCTGGCGATTGTGAAAGAGATCACCCAACGCCATGGTGGCCACGCCCAGGCGCTGGCGGCACAACCCCATGGGTTGCGGGTGCAACTGTTGTTGCCAAGACTCGACACGGCGGACGGCACCTCGCTCTCGCAGGGCACAAGTGCCCCTCAGAGACCGTAG
- a CDS encoding multifunctional CCA addition/repair protein, whose product MKIFLVGGAVRDALLGLPVSDRDWVVVGATPQRMLDQGYVPVGKDFPVFLHPQTHEEYALARTERKTAPGYHGFVFHTAPDVTLEDDLARRDITINAIATSPYSIRANGQFDTKSTLIDPFHGQQDLAAKLFRHVSPAFREDPVRILRVARFAARFADFTVAPETLALMQQMVTDGEVDHLVPERIWQELSRGLMEATPSRMFAVLRDCGALARLLPEVDRLWGVPQRADYHPEVDTGVHLMMVLDMAARLQAPLAVRFACLCHDLGKGNTPADVLPRHIGHEERSARLLKGVCERLRVPTECRELADVVAREHSNVHRSTDFGASALVRLLERCDALRKPQRFADMLLACESDARGRLGHLDSPYPQRPRLLQVLAVMQAVDTKTIAQQAMEMGASGPKVGDMVHQARVAAVQATLPG is encoded by the coding sequence ATGAAAATCTTCCTTGTAGGTGGTGCGGTGCGCGATGCGCTGCTGGGTTTGCCAGTGAGTGACCGCGACTGGGTGGTGGTGGGCGCCACGCCGCAGCGGATGCTTGACCAGGGTTATGTGCCGGTTGGCAAAGACTTCCCGGTGTTCCTGCACCCGCAAACCCATGAGGAATACGCGCTGGCGCGCACCGAGCGCAAAACCGCGCCCGGTTACCACGGCTTTGTTTTCCACACCGCACCCGACGTGACTCTGGAAGATGATTTGGCGCGGCGTGACATCACTATCAATGCCATAGCTACTTCCCCATATTCAATAAGGGCCAACGGCCAATTTGACACTAAAAGCACGCTGATTGACCCGTTCCACGGCCAGCAGGACCTGGCAGCCAAATTGTTTCGCCATGTCAGCCCGGCGTTTCGCGAAGACCCGGTGCGTATCCTGCGGGTGGCGCGTTTTGCGGCACGGTTTGCCGACTTCACGGTGGCGCCCGAAACCCTGGCACTGATGCAGCAGATGGTGACTGACGGCGAAGTCGATCACCTCGTGCCCGAACGCATCTGGCAAGAGCTGTCGCGCGGGCTGATGGAGGCCACACCTTCACGTATGTTCGCGGTGTTACGCGACTGCGGCGCACTGGCGCGCCTGCTGCCCGAGGTGGACCGCCTGTGGGGCGTGCCCCAGCGCGCCGACTACCACCCCGAGGTCGACACCGGTGTGCACCTGATGATGGTGCTGGACATGGCCGCGCGCCTGCAGGCGCCCCTGGCCGTGCGTTTTGCCTGCCTGTGCCACGACCTGGGCAAGGGCAACACCCCGGCCGATGTGTTGCCGCGCCACATCGGCCATGAAGAGCGCAGTGCCCGGTTGCTCAAAGGGGTCTGTGAACGCCTGCGTGTGCCCACCGAATGCCGCGAACTCGCCGATGTGGTGGCGCGTGAACACAGCAACGTCCACCGCAGCACCGACTTTGGCGCCAGCGCCCTGGTGCGCCTGCTGGAGCGTTGTGATGCCTTGCGCAAACCACAGCGTTTTGCCGACATGCTGCTGGCCTGTGAGTCTGATGCACGTGGCCGACTTGGGCACCTTGACAGCCCCTACCCGCAGCGGCCCCGGCTGCTGCAGGTGCTGGCGGTGATGCAGGCGGTGGACACCAAAACCATCGCCCAACAGGCCATGGAGATGGGCGCCAGTGGGCCAAAAGTCGGCGACATGGTGCACCAGGCCCGGGTGGCGGCGGTGCAGGCCACCCTGCCTGGCTGA
- a CDS encoding ABC transporter substrate-binding protein codes for MKLKVRLTLAASLVLSLCGMSHAATELVIATVNNGHMIEMQKLSKHFESANPDIKLKWVTLEEGVLRQRVTTDIATKGGQFDIMTIGMYEAPIWGKKGWLQELKTDAAYDVDDLLPAMRNGLSVDGKLFAAPFYGESSMLMYRKDLADKAGVQVPDRPTWPQIKDLAAKMNSPKDGVYGICLRGKPGWGDNMAFITTMVNTFGGQWFDMSWKPQLESKPWKEAITYYVDLLKNYGPPGSSANSFNEILALTNAGKCGMWIDATIAASFVSDPKQSKVADQMAFAQAPTMNTPKGANWLWSWNLAIPAGSQKVDAAQKFVTWATSKEYIQLVAKTNGWANVPTGTRKSTYAAPEFQKAARFAAAEKMAIDSANPTDSTLPKSPYVGVQFAAIPEFQAIGIAVGQQMSAALAGKSTVDAALKASQIAAEREMKKAGYYK; via the coding sequence ATGAAACTGAAAGTTCGCCTCACACTTGCTGCCTCTCTGGTTCTGTCGCTTTGCGGCATGTCTCATGCAGCCACCGAACTGGTCATCGCCACCGTGAACAACGGCCACATGATCGAAATGCAGAAGCTCAGCAAACATTTTGAGAGTGCCAACCCCGACATCAAACTCAAATGGGTCACGCTCGAAGAAGGCGTGCTGCGTCAGCGCGTGACCACCGACATCGCCACCAAGGGCGGTCAGTTCGACATCATGACCATCGGCATGTACGAGGCGCCGATCTGGGGCAAAAAAGGCTGGTTGCAGGAGCTCAAAACCGATGCCGCCTATGACGTGGACGATTTGCTGCCCGCCATGCGCAACGGCCTGTCGGTGGATGGCAAGCTGTTTGCCGCACCGTTCTATGGTGAAAGCTCAATGCTGATGTACCGCAAGGACCTGGCCGACAAGGCCGGTGTGCAAGTACCTGATCGCCCGACCTGGCCGCAAATCAAAGACCTGGCCGCCAAGATGAACAGCCCCAAGGATGGCGTCTATGGCATCTGCCTGCGTGGCAAGCCGGGCTGGGGTGACAACATGGCCTTTATCACCACCATGGTGAACACCTTTGGTGGCCAGTGGTTCGACATGAGCTGGAAACCCCAGCTGGAAAGCAAACCCTGGAAAGAAGCCATCACCTATTACGTGGACCTGCTGAAAAACTACGGCCCGCCCGGCTCGTCGGCCAACAGCTTCAACGAAATCCTGGCGCTGACCAACGCTGGCAAGTGCGGCATGTGGATTGATGCCACCATTGCCGCCTCGTTTGTCAGCGATCCGAAGCAGTCCAAGGTGGCGGACCAGATGGCCTTTGCCCAGGCTCCCACCATGAACACGCCCAAAGGCGCCAACTGGCTGTGGTCCTGGAACCTGGCGATTCCTGCTGGTTCACAAAAGGTGGACGCCGCTCAGAAGTTCGTGACCTGGGCCACGAGCAAGGAATACATCCAGCTCGTCGCCAAGACCAATGGCTGGGCGAATGTGCCCACCGGCACCCGCAAGAGCACCTACGCCGCGCCTGAGTTCCAAAAAGCAGCCCGTTTTGCCGCCGCCGAAAAGATGGCCATCGACAGCGCCAACCCGACCGATTCAACCCTGCCCAAGAGCCCGTATGTCGGGGTGCAGTTTGCGGCCATCCCTGAATTTCAGGCCATTGGCATTGCTGTCGGTCAACAGATGAGCGCCGCGCTGGCTGGCAAGTCCACGGTGGACGCCGCTTTGAAGGCATCGCAAATCGCTGCCGAGCGTGAAATGAAGAAGGCCGGTTATTACAAATAA